The Eubacterium maltosivorans genome includes the window GAAGGGGATGCCCAGCATTCCAGCTTCAGCCAGCTTGGGAATGGTCTCTTCCGGGAAGCGTTCCTTTTCATCCAGATCCTTGGCGATGGGCTTTACCTCCATCTGGGCAAATTCACGGAACATTTCACGCAGCTCCTGATGTTCCTTGGACAGTTCAAAATTCATGGTTTCTTCCTCCTCTACCGCAGTGGTTTTATCAACCGTATTAATCTTTTTAATCTCACGCTTCGGCCCTTTTCCTAAAGGGGTTTCCGCTATTTCTTCTTTTCTCTTGCTTTCAGGATCCTGGGCCTTCTGGCTCTTTTCAGCCTTTTCTTCAAAATAGGCTGTCTGTGTATCGATTGGATTCTGTCTCCGCTCTGTCGGCGCCTTGAGCTGGCGTTTCTCACGGATCAGATCGGTGAGGGCCGGAAGTACCTCAAACAAATCGCCAATCACACAGTAGTGGGCGATCTTAAAAATGGGGGCTTCGGGGTCGTTATTGACGGCCACAATAATATCTGAGTCTTTCATACCCAGGGTATGCTGTACCGCGCCGGAAATCCCGCAGGCGATATAAAGCTTAGGGTGGATTCTCTTACCGGTAACGCCTACCTGATGCTCAGTGTCAATCCAACCATCCTCCACTGTCGGTTTGGAAGCGCCGACCGCAGCGCCCAGAGCGTCTGCCAGTTCCCGAACGACGTCAAAGCCCTCCGGCCCTCCGAGGCCGCGTCCGCCTGCCACCACAATATCCGCTTCTTCCAGATCATCCACGACCTTGGAGACCGCCTCGACATATTCCAGCAGCTTCACCCGCAGCGCGCTTTCCTTTATCGGAATGTCTTCCTCGATTACCTCAGCTTTCAAGCCTTCCACTGGCAGGCCCTTGGCAAAAATACCGGAGTGGACACTGGCAATCTGCGGACGTGTTGCCATGGTAATTTTGGCAAACGCCTTACCGTCGTAGGCTGGTCGAATAAAGGTGACGGCGCCGTTTGCCGCAAGCTCAATCTCTGTGCAGTCTGCCGCAAGGCCAAGCTCCAGACGGGTTGCCAGACGCCCGCAGAGGTCACGGCCGTTGTGGGTCGCTCCCACCAGCAGGAGATTCGGCGCATATCGCCGGATCAGGGTTTCCATCGCGTCGGTATAGACGTCGGTACTGTAAATTTCATAGCCATCGCCCGGAACATTCAAAATAATATCCGCCCCATAGCCAGAAAGCTTGGTGGTCATATCACAGGAAAGATAGCCAAAAACCACAGCAACCAGTTCACTATCCCCGCCCTTGAGCTTTTTACCCTTGGATAAAAGCTCAAGGCTCACGCGCCTGATCTGCTCATCCTCTTTCTCAATAAATATCCAAATCGCATTTTCTTTCATGATGTTTCCTCCTTACCACACGCCCAGGCCTTCCAGGGTTTCGAACAGAGCCTTTGCACCTTCCTGGCCGTCCTTCGCGTCAATTCGGATGCCTGTATCCAGAACCGCTGGCGAAAAAGTCCCGATCACCTGGGTCGCCGAGCCCTTAAAGCCCACATCATCAGGGGTTAACCCAATATCTGCCGCCGATAACACCCGGATATCCGCACTTTTTGACTTCATTTTTCCCTTTATTGAAGGGTGTCTCGGCGCATGGGCTTTTTCTGTAATGGTGCAGACTGCCGGCAGTGCGGTCTGCAGGATTTCAACACCATCTTTATTTTCACGTTCAGCGGTCAAAACATAGTCCTCGACCTTCAGACGATTCACATAAGTGACCTGAGCATAGTCCAGACGTTCGGCAATGCCCGGACCTACCTGCCCTGTATCGCCGTCGCTGGCCTGCTTGCCGCAGAGCACCAGATCATAGCCGCCCAGCCTGTTTATGGCCGCAGCCAGTACGCGGCTCGTGGCAAGGGTATCCGATCCCTGCAGCGCGTCGTCACAGAGCAGAACAGCTTCATCTGCCCCCATGCCAATACACTCCCGAAGCGCTTCCTCGACCTGGGCTGGCCCCATGGATAAAACCGTTACCCTGCCTCCATGCTTTTCCCGAAGTCTCAGGGCCTCCTCCAAAGCATTTTTATCACAAAGGTTTACAACCGCGGGCACATCCTCCCGCAGCATCCGGTTTGTGCCCTTTTCCAGCTTAATTTCCGACACAGCAGGAACCTGCTTAATACATACAGCAACATTCATCTGATTACCTCCTTTTTTCAATCGGTTTTAAATAAAAAAGCAGCATCTTACGTGCAGCTCAAACAAACACAATTGTCAGGCATTTAACTTATAACATGAATATATTTACCCATTTGTTTGTATTTTATCCACTAAAAAAAGTCTCTGCAAATAAACACACATTTCGCAGAGACTTTTAAGCGGCTATTCTTCTTTCATTTTTGACCATACAGTGACCATCATGGTAATAAAGCAGGCTGCTCCTCCAATGAAATTGGAGATGGGCTCTGCCAGGAAAACACCATTGACGCCAAGGTTAAAAACCGTTGGCAGGAACAGGGTGAGCGGGATAACAATGATTGCTTTTCGAAGCAGCGAAAAGAAAATAGCCTGCTTCGATTTGCCGAGGGCAATGAAAACGGTCTGGCCTGAGAATTGCAGCGCCATCATAAAAAACCCGAAAAAATAAATATACAAAGCTGGCACACCAAGCCTTATGAGCTCCGGCTCACTGTTGAAAATATGGATAAAGGCCTGGGGCGTAAGCATCAGAATCAACCAGGCAGCAAAGGTGTACGCTACCCCGATGATGGCTGTAAACTGAATTCCCTTCCGCACTCTGCCGTAAGCCCCAGCCCCATAATTAAAGCCGAGTACCGGCTGCGCCCCATTGGTAATCCCCTGCACTGGCATGGTGAGCACCTCACGAATGGAGTTTAAAACGGTCATAACACCCACGTAAATATCTCCGCCATAAAACTGAAGACTCGCATTGCATACGATCTGCACCGCGCTGTTGGTGACCGACATAATGAATCCCGACAGGCCCAGCCCTGAAATCTCGCCGATCAGCGAAAAATCCAGCCTCATACTTTTCAGACTGAGGCGGTAGATGGCTTTCTTTCCTGTCAGAAAGCGTAAAACCCAGAGGGATGAAAGCAGCTGCGACAGCACTGTCGCCAGGGCTGCGCCCCTGACGCCTAAACCAAAAACAAAAATAAACACCGGATCCAGCAGAATATTGACCACCGCTCCCAGAGCCACGGTCATCATACCAATTTTCGCAAAACCCTGTGAATTGATAAAGCTGTTCATTCCCAGGCCGATCATCACAAAGAGACTGCCGCAGAGATATATTTCAACATAGTCGTTGGCGTATGGAAAGGTCTGGTCACTGGCGCCAAAAGCATATAAAATCGGCCTCTTAAAAATCAGGCATACGATCATGAGCAAAACGCCGGTGATGAGCAGCATGGTAAAGGAATTCCCCATAATACGCTCTGCCCTGCGGTCGTCTCCCTTCCCCCTGGCAATAGAGCAGAGCGGCGCGCCGCCCATGCCAAAAAGGTTGGCAAAAGCCGTAATGATCATGATAATGGGAAAGGTAAGTCCGAGACCTGTCAGTGCGAGTGTCGAGGCATCCGGTAAGTGACCGATATAGACGCGGTCAACCACACTGTACAGCACATTAATCAGCTGTGCGGCCATCATTGGAAAAGCCAGGCGCATGATATTGCCGGATATGCTCCCTTTAGTAAAGTCATTCTGTTTTTCCACAGGCATCCCTCCCATTATTATAAATATTATAACATTAACCCCGCCGAATAATTTAAGAATCTTTTATTGTTTTTCTTTTCATTTTAGAAAATTTATTATATAATATAAAAAGAATTTATTGAACCATTGGGAGGTTTTTATGAATACCATAAACGCGCAGACACTGACCCAAGAGCTTGTCCGGATCGACAGCTCCGATCCCGGCGCATACGAGGGGGCCATCGGCTGTAAAATTGCGGCGCTTCTGAAGTCGGCAGGCGTTCCTGTTGTCAAAGAAGAGGTTCTGCCCGGCCGCTTTAATGTCATGGGCAAAATCAAAGGAGAAATCGACGATCCTGCACTCATTTATATCTGCCATATGGATACCGTGACACTGGGCGAGGGCTGGAGCGTCCCGCCGCTCTCTGCCGAAATAAAAGACGGACGGCTTTACGGCAGAGGCGCCTGCGATATGAAATCCGGCCTGGCCTGCGCCCTTTCGGTTTTTCTAAAAGCTGCCGCTTCCGGAAAACAGCCGCGCCACTCCTTTATTTTCATCGGAACGGTCGACGAGGAGGACTATATGCGCGGCGTGGAGGCCGCCATTGCCTCAGGCTGGGTAACTGAAAATAGCTGGGTGCTGGATACCGAGCCCACAAACGGGCAGATTCAGGTCGCCCACAAAGGCCGCACCTGGTTTGAATTGACCGCTGACGGTGTAACCGCCCACGCCAGCACGCCCTGGAAAGGGGCGGACGCCATTGCCGCCATGGCAGAAATGATCGCCGCTGTACGGCAGGGCGTCGAGGCAACACCCCACCACCACGACCTCGGCCGATCCACCGTCACCTTTGGGCAAATCAACGGCGGCTACCGCCCCTATGTGGTCCCGGACCACTGCACGGTCACCGTCGACATGCGGCTGGTACCGCCTACCACCACTGCCGCTGCCGAAGTCATCGTAAAATCGGCCATACGCCGGGCAGAAAAACAGATTCCCGGAGTCCATGGACATTACAGAATCACCGGTGACCGGCCCTTTGTTGAAAAAGATGCGCACTCCTACCTTTTAAAAATGCTGAGAGAAAGCTGCGCAGCCGTAACCGGCAGCCCTGCCCAAGTCAGCTTTTTCCCAGGCTATACCGATACCGCCGTTATCGCTGGAAATCTGAACAACCACAATTGCCTCTCCTACGGCCCCGGTGACCTTGAGCTCGCCCACAAGCCCGACGAATCTGTTCCTCTGGCCGATATTGACCGCTGCGAAAGGGTGCTGGCCGATCTGGCAGACAGAATTCTATTTGCTTAATCGGTTTTTCAAAAAACAGCACCGCCCTGCCAATATTGGCAGGGCGGCAAATATATAAACAGATTTTACTCTGTCATTCCTTTTTCCTGATAATAAGCCTCGTCGATTCCGTCTGTCTCCAACTGCCCTGAAACCCTCAGCGGTGTAAAGCGGCCGATTATTTTGAGCATAATAACGGTTAGCACAAAGCTATAAATCATGACAATCGCCGCACCCGCAAGCTGTGTCAGCAGCTGCCCCGGATTGCCATAAATCACACCCGTTACAGCATTGATCGCAGGGCTTGCGAAAATCCCCGTCATAATAATGCCAACGGTGCCTCCGACTCCATGCAGTCCAAAAACATCCAGTGTATCATCCAGATTCTTTTTAATGCGCAGCTGAATCATTCCATAGCAGCACAGGGTGCCCACAACACCAATGATCGCCGCTGCCCACGGTTCCACAAAGCCTGACCCCGGCGTTATACAGACCAGTCCCGCCAGAGCACCCATCATTGCGCCGAGGACGCTGGGATGTTTTTCCTGTATCCAGCTGGCAATAACCCATGTCATAAGCCCAAACCCCGCAGAAATCTGTGAATTGGTGATGGTCATTGCCGCAATTTCATTGGCTGCCAAAGCGCTTCCCCCGTTAAAGGCAAACCATCCAAACCATAAAAGCCCTGCGCCAATAGCGACATAGACCATGTTATGCGGAGTATAATCACGTTTTTTTCTGCCGCCGACTACCAGCACTGCCGCCAGCGCGGAAAAACCCGCACTCATATGAACCACTGTACCTCCGGCAAAATCTGCCAGGCCCATCTGTGACAGAAATCCTCCGCCCCATACCCAGTGCGCTACTGGAATATAAACCAGAAGACTCCACAGCGTCAGAAATACCATATAGCTTTTGAGCGTCATACGCTCTGCCACCGCGCCACAGATAAGTGCGGGCGTCACCAGAGCGAACATCAGCTGAAAGATAAAAAAAGCGATAAACGGAATGGTCGGTGCCCAAATCTCAGAGGGTGCCAGACTGACATTCTGTAAAAACGCAAACTCCAGATTGCCGATTATTCCTGAAATATCACCGCCAAAGATCAGGCTGAAACCACCGATAAACCAAAGAACCGTCACGATGCCCATGGCAATAAAACACTGGAACATAATATCTACAATATTGCCCTTTCTCAGCAGCCCAGCGTAAAAAACAGCCAGGGCCGGTGTCATCAGGCACACCATAGCCGCACAGACAAGAATAAATCCTGTATCCGCAAAATTAATCATACTTCCCTTTTCTCCTCGTATATTATACAAAATTTATATTCAAGATTATCAGCTTTTACTTTATCTGTCAAATACGGGAATTGTAAATTTTATCTTTATAAATCTTATAACTATTTTTGTCAAATTTTCACTTTTCTAGTTCAAAGTTTAACTGCTTATTAATTTTTCTCATAAATTATCGTTTTCTGATTTTCCTGAAATTATTTTTTAAGGTATAAAAAATGATTTCCATGATTTTTATTATAAAATAATTTGAGGATTTTAGCTGTCTAATCCATTAGAAACCTTTCTGTTTATATTAAAAGCCTCCTTTTTTGTGCAAAATCGCATTTTATGACAAATTCCACTGTTTTTCTGAAAATTTTTATCCATTAAAATATGTGCCAACTGGCGCGAAACATAAAAAAGCGCAGCCGCAATTTAACTGCTACGCTTAAAATCCAGCTTCTGCTGCTTTACTCAAAAATAAGAACGGTTCCCTTTTTCAGCCTGCACTTTCGCATGTCCCTGCCCGAGCTGTCCCTAATCTTTCCCTCTGCGACCAATTGCTGATAATCTTTCTGTGACAGACACAGCTTATCCCTCACCAGCGCGGAAACCTTGACGGGAAACGGGTACTCGCTTTGTACCTCCACCTCCGACATTTCTCCAGATACGGGAATATCGCCTGAAACAGCATAACTTGGCAACAGGGCTTCGGCGCCGTTTCCTTTCAGAAATTGAAAGTCCACAGCGTACTGCCGGGCAAGTCTCTCATCATTGCTGTAAAAGCGTTCCAGCAAACCAGTGCTTAACGTCTGCGGTGAAACACGCGAGTAAA containing:
- a CDS encoding DUF1062 domain-containing protein yields the protein MKKFIWNIRPIGLPLVLRYCKKCGKKAEFICSGQFRVNAQRKYLDIWLIYKCTKCDTTWNAAVYSRVSPQTLSTGLLERFYSNDERLARQYAVDFQFLKGNGAEALLPSYAVSGDIPVSGEMSEVEVQSEYPFPVKVSALVRDKLCLSQKDYQQLVAEGKIRDSSGRDMRKCRLKKGTVLIFE
- a CDS encoding electron transfer flavoprotein subunit beta/FixA family protein, yielding MNVAVCIKQVPAVSEIKLEKGTNRMLREDVPAVVNLCDKNALEEALRLREKHGGRVTVLSMGPAQVEEALRECIGMGADEAVLLCDDALQGSDTLATSRVLAAAINRLGGYDLVLCGKQASDGDTGQVGPGIAERLDYAQVTYVNRLKVEDYVLTAERENKDGVEILQTALPAVCTITEKAHAPRHPSIKGKMKSKSADIRVLSAADIGLTPDDVGFKGSATQVIGTFSPAVLDTGIRIDAKDGQEGAKALFETLEGLGVW
- a CDS encoding MATE family efflux transporter, whose amino-acid sequence is MPVEKQNDFTKGSISGNIMRLAFPMMAAQLINVLYSVVDRVYIGHLPDASTLALTGLGLTFPIIMIITAFANLFGMGGAPLCSIARGKGDDRRAERIMGNSFTMLLITGVLLMIVCLIFKRPILYAFGASDQTFPYANDYVEIYLCGSLFVMIGLGMNSFINSQGFAKIGMMTVALGAVVNILLDPVFIFVFGLGVRGAALATVLSQLLSSLWVLRFLTGKKAIYRLSLKSMRLDFSLIGEISGLGLSGFIMSVTNSAVQIVCNASLQFYGGDIYVGVMTVLNSIREVLTMPVQGITNGAQPVLGFNYGAGAYGRVRKGIQFTAIIGVAYTFAAWLILMLTPQAFIHIFNSEPELIRLGVPALYIYFFGFFMMALQFSGQTVFIALGKSKQAIFFSLLRKAIIVIPLTLFLPTVFNLGVNGVFLAEPISNFIGGAACFITMMVTVWSKMKEE
- a CDS encoding M20 family metallopeptidase: MNTINAQTLTQELVRIDSSDPGAYEGAIGCKIAALLKSAGVPVVKEEVLPGRFNVMGKIKGEIDDPALIYICHMDTVTLGEGWSVPPLSAEIKDGRLYGRGACDMKSGLACALSVFLKAAASGKQPRHSFIFIGTVDEEDYMRGVEAAIASGWVTENSWVLDTEPTNGQIQVAHKGRTWFELTADGVTAHASTPWKGADAIAAMAEMIAAVRQGVEATPHHHDLGRSTVTFGQINGGYRPYVVPDHCTVTVDMRLVPPTTTAAAEVIVKSAIRRAEKQIPGVHGHYRITGDRPFVEKDAHSYLLKMLRESCAAVTGSPAQVSFFPGYTDTAVIAGNLNNHNCLSYGPGDLELAHKPDESVPLADIDRCERVLADLADRILFA
- a CDS encoding ammonium transporter, which encodes MINFADTGFILVCAAMVCLMTPALAVFYAGLLRKGNIVDIMFQCFIAMGIVTVLWFIGGFSLIFGGDISGIIGNLEFAFLQNVSLAPSEIWAPTIPFIAFFIFQLMFALVTPALICGAVAERMTLKSYMVFLTLWSLLVYIPVAHWVWGGGFLSQMGLADFAGGTVVHMSAGFSALAAVLVVGGRKKRDYTPHNMVYVAIGAGLLWFGWFAFNGGSALAANEIAAMTITNSQISAGFGLMTWVIASWIQEKHPSVLGAMMGALAGLVCITPGSGFVEPWAAAIIGVVGTLCCYGMIQLRIKKNLDDTLDVFGLHGVGGTVGIIMTGIFASPAINAVTGVIYGNPGQLLTQLAGAAIVMIYSFVLTVIMLKIIGRFTPLRVSGQLETDGIDEAYYQEKGMTE